In a single window of the Cupriavidus basilensis genome:
- a CDS encoding DUF1045 domain-containing protein has translation MSNNPLPQAYRYAIYLNPAAPFRQVGEQWLGRSAETGEAIARTVPDAARHIAHIARWTEAPAHYGLHATLKAPFRLAHGQTPAGLDAAMRAFALDRQPFAVPLALHNLRGFLAWSLGGDASANAHMHALADAAVREFDSFRAPPTPAELARRKPGQLSEPARRMLEAWGYPYAFETFIFHITLTGLLDQAEQDSAIAMLQAASGPLLQQPMPVRDVSLFVQSAPDAPFLAARHYGFDGTTTDAAGAALLEATA, from the coding sequence ATGTCGAACAATCCACTGCCACAGGCTTACCGCTACGCCATCTACCTTAATCCTGCCGCGCCCTTTCGGCAGGTGGGCGAGCAATGGCTGGGGCGCAGCGCCGAAACAGGCGAGGCGATCGCGCGTACCGTACCCGACGCTGCCCGCCACATTGCCCACATTGCCCGCTGGACCGAAGCGCCGGCCCACTATGGCCTGCATGCCACGCTCAAGGCCCCGTTCCGGCTCGCGCACGGCCAGACGCCCGCAGGGCTGGACGCCGCCATGCGCGCCTTCGCGCTGGACCGCCAGCCCTTCGCGGTACCGCTAGCGCTGCATAACCTGCGGGGCTTCCTGGCCTGGAGCCTCGGCGGCGACGCCAGCGCCAATGCGCACATGCACGCGCTGGCAGACGCAGCGGTGCGTGAGTTCGACAGCTTCCGCGCGCCGCCCACCCCTGCCGAGCTGGCACGCCGCAAGCCGGGCCAACTGAGCGAGCCAGCCCGGCGCATGCTGGAGGCGTGGGGCTACCCGTACGCATTCGAGACGTTTATTTTCCACATCACGCTCACTGGGCTGCTCGACCAAGCCGAGCAGGACAGCGCCATCGCCATGCTGCAAGCCGCAAGCGGCCCGCTGCTGCAGCAGCCGATGCCGGTACGCGACGTCAGCCTGTTCGTGCAGAGCGCGCCGGATGCGCCCTTCCTGGCCGCCCGCCACTATGGCTTTGACGGCACCACCACCGATGCCGCCGGCGCGGCTCTGCTGGAAGCCACGGCATGA
- a CDS encoding carbon-phosphorus lyase complex subunit PhnI has protein sequence MYVAVKGGERAILNSYRMLDDYRRGDRRVPELTLAQVREQMPLAVSRVMAEGSLYDPHLAALAIKQAAGDLIEAVFLLRAYRTTLPRFGYSVALDTGAMRLQRRISSTFKDVPGGQVLGPTYDYTQRLLDFTLEAERDNAPLPAAATTLDARMPRVTDLLRQESLIEPETVPEHDPAPPDLTREPLELPAARPARLQNLARADEGFLLSMGYSTQRGYGNSHPFAAEIRYGEVEVELFVEELGFAVTIGEIEVTECQMVSQFAGNAQEGPSFTRGYGLVFGYGERKAMSMALADRAMRAAELGEAADAPANDVEFMLYHSDNVEASGFVQHLKLPHYVDFQTNLELLRRLRAERGQAVPSPAPTPPGQDAAGISQVLAQEAIAS, from the coding sequence ATGTATGTTGCCGTCAAAGGGGGCGAGCGCGCCATCCTCAATTCGTACCGCATGCTGGACGATTACCGCCGCGGCGACCGCCGCGTGCCGGAGCTGACGCTGGCGCAGGTGCGCGAGCAGATGCCGCTGGCTGTGTCGCGCGTGATGGCCGAGGGCTCGCTGTATGACCCGCACCTGGCCGCGCTGGCGATCAAGCAGGCCGCGGGCGACCTGATCGAAGCCGTGTTCCTGCTGCGCGCCTATCGCACCACGCTGCCGCGCTTTGGCTATTCGGTGGCGCTCGATACCGGCGCCATGCGCCTGCAGCGCCGGATCTCGTCCACCTTCAAGGACGTCCCGGGCGGGCAGGTGCTGGGGCCGACCTACGATTACACCCAGCGCCTGCTCGACTTCACGCTGGAAGCCGAGCGCGACAATGCGCCGCTGCCGGCTGCGGCAACCACGCTGGATGCGCGCATGCCGCGTGTGACGGACCTGCTGCGCCAGGAATCGCTGATCGAGCCGGAGACCGTGCCCGAGCACGATCCCGCGCCGCCCGACCTCACGCGAGAGCCGCTGGAGCTGCCCGCTGCGCGTCCGGCGCGCTTGCAGAACCTGGCCCGCGCCGATGAAGGCTTCCTGCTGTCGATGGGCTACTCCACCCAGCGCGGCTATGGCAACTCGCACCCGTTTGCTGCCGAGATCCGCTACGGCGAGGTGGAAGTGGAGCTGTTCGTGGAAGAGCTGGGCTTTGCCGTGACCATCGGCGAGATCGAGGTCACCGAATGCCAGATGGTGAGCCAGTTCGCCGGCAACGCGCAGGAAGGGCCGAGCTTTACGCGCGGCTACGGCCTGGTGTTCGGCTATGGCGAGCGCAAGGCCATGTCGATGGCGCTGGCCGACCGCGCCATGCGCGCCGCCGAACTGGGCGAAGCCGCCGACGCGCCCGCCAACGACGTGGAGTTCATGCTCTACCACAGTGACAACGTGGAGGCCTCCGGCTTCGTGCAGCACTTGAAGTTGCCGCACTACGTTGATTTCCAGACCAATCTCGAACTGCTGCGCCGCCTGCGCGCCGAGCGTGGGCAAGCCGTGCCATCCCCGGCGCCCACGCCGCCGGGGCAAGACGCTGCCGGTATCTCCCAAGTGCTGGCGCAGGAGGCCATCGCATCATGA
- the phnF gene encoding phosphonate metabolism transcriptional regulator PhnF, translating to MVEQEVERGSGVAVWRQIGEALALDIRNKLYVPGERLPPEPELATRFAVNRHTIRRAMGELEQNGLVRIEQGRGTFVQEHAIDYAIGRRTRFSQNLASQGMRGHIEVLESQTLRAPEIAKHLGLARSAPILRVQMLGKAEARTIDVAEHYFDATRFPGMDAELRARLSISKALAHYGITDYTRKWSRITAAMPTAPVARQLNQPKTRPILQVEALNVDLDGAPLQYSVVRFAGDWVQLTVTDED from the coding sequence ATGGTGGAACAAGAAGTCGAGCGGGGCTCGGGAGTCGCGGTATGGCGCCAGATCGGCGAGGCCCTGGCGCTCGACATCCGCAACAAGCTCTATGTCCCGGGCGAGCGCCTGCCGCCTGAGCCAGAGCTGGCCACGCGTTTCGCCGTCAACCGCCATACCATCCGCCGCGCCATGGGCGAGCTGGAGCAAAACGGGCTGGTGCGCATCGAACAAGGCCGGGGCACCTTCGTGCAGGAACACGCCATCGACTACGCCATCGGGCGGCGCACGCGGTTTTCGCAGAACCTGGCCAGCCAGGGCATGCGCGGGCACATCGAGGTGCTGGAATCGCAAACATTGCGCGCGCCCGAGATCGCCAAGCACCTGGGCCTGGCGCGCAGCGCGCCCATCCTGCGCGTGCAGATGCTGGGCAAGGCCGAAGCCCGCACCATCGACGTGGCCGAGCATTATTTCGATGCCACGCGGTTTCCCGGCATGGACGCCGAGCTGCGTGCGCGCCTGTCGATCTCCAAGGCGCTCGCCCATTACGGCATTACCGATTACACGCGCAAGTGGTCGCGCATCACCGCCGCCATGCCGACGGCGCCGGTGGCCCGCCAGCTCAACCAGCCCAAGACGCGGCCGATCCTGCAGGTGGAGGCGCTCAACGTCGACCTGGACGGCGCGCCGCTGCAATACAGCGTGGTGCGCTTTGCCGGCGACTGGGTCCAGCTGACCGTAACCGATGAGGACTAA
- a CDS encoding alpha-D-ribose 1-methylphosphonate 5-triphosphate diphosphatase, translating into MDTNHASHPTLAGLSGRRVLSANGIAPAAFAFRDGCLAGPASTAGPALDAGDLLVLPGIVDIHGDAFERAVMPRPGVSFPYTSALFDVDRQLLAHGITTELHGVTLSWEGGLRGEAYAQRMFDGLERMRGTLGAQHHVHLRFEAHHLAGLETALAWIDSGKVRFLAINDHLPLMATRLHVARKLAQYADRAECDPVIFRQRLEQAAAQAGEVPEGVARLIAAARAAGLQVASHDDGDAATRQRYHQQGCTVAEFPLTVDVARAARALRNYAVFGAPNVIRGGSHTGAPDATEMIAAGLCNVLASDYYYPAPLQAAFRVAQLGVLPLPAAWDLVSRNPARAAGMNDRGALSPGLRADAIIVDDRDPALPQVCAAIVGGVLHHATRAFPLVQAGGERRAA; encoded by the coding sequence ATGGATACCAATCACGCATCTCACCCCACCCTCGCCGGCCTGAGTGGCCGCCGCGTTCTCTCCGCCAACGGCATTGCGCCGGCCGCCTTCGCATTCCGCGACGGTTGCCTGGCAGGGCCAGCCAGCACGGCAGGGCCTGCCCTCGATGCGGGCGACCTGCTGGTGCTGCCCGGCATCGTGGATATTCACGGCGATGCCTTCGAGCGTGCCGTGATGCCGCGCCCCGGCGTGAGCTTTCCGTACACCAGCGCGCTGTTCGACGTGGACCGCCAGTTGCTCGCGCATGGCATCACCACCGAGCTGCACGGCGTGACGCTATCGTGGGAAGGCGGCCTGCGTGGCGAGGCTTACGCCCAGCGCATGTTCGACGGCCTGGAGCGCATGCGCGGCACCCTTGGCGCGCAGCACCATGTGCACCTGCGCTTCGAGGCACATCACCTGGCCGGGCTGGAAACCGCGCTGGCCTGGATCGACAGCGGCAAGGTGCGCTTCCTGGCCATCAACGACCACCTGCCGCTGATGGCCACCCGCCTGCATGTGGCGCGCAAGCTGGCGCAGTACGCGGACCGTGCGGAGTGCGACCCGGTCATCTTCCGCCAGCGCCTGGAGCAAGCCGCCGCGCAGGCGGGCGAGGTGCCCGAAGGCGTAGCCCGGCTGATTGCCGCCGCCCGCGCCGCCGGCCTGCAAGTCGCCTCGCACGACGACGGCGACGCCGCCACCCGCCAGCGCTATCACCAGCAAGGCTGCACCGTGGCGGAGTTCCCGCTTACCGTGGATGTGGCCCGCGCCGCCCGCGCGCTGCGCAACTACGCGGTATTCGGCGCGCCGAACGTGATCCGCGGCGGCAGCCACACTGGCGCCCCGGACGCTACCGAGATGATCGCGGCCGGACTGTGCAACGTGCTGGCCTCCGACTACTACTACCCGGCGCCCCTGCAAGCCGCGTTCCGCGTTGCGCAGCTCGGCGTGCTGCCGTTGCCGGCCGCCTGGGACCTGGTCTCGCGCAACCCGGCGCGCGCCGCCGGCATGAACGACCGCGGCGCGCTCAGCCCCGGCCTGCGTGCCGACGCCATCATCGTCGACGACCGCGATCCCGCCCTGCCCCAGGTCTGCGCCGCCATTGTCGGTGGCGTGCTGCACCACGCCACGCGTGCCTTCCCGCTGGTGCAGGCCGGCGGCGAGCGGCGCGCGGCCTGA
- a CDS encoding acetyl-CoA C-acetyltransferase yields MKRAAIVSPLRTPIGAFGGSLRSIAVEELGATVARAVVERTGLDPARIEDVVFAHSYANGEVPCTGRWVALQAGFPISVAGMQLDRRCGSGLQAIATAAMMVQTGAADVVLAGGVESMSNVEYYTTDMRWGKRAGTVKFHDRLERGRERSQPEARFGRISGMIETAENLARDYGISREEADAFALRSHQRAAAAWSSGKFAQEVVPVSVPQRKGEALIVSEDEGIRADLTIEQLARLKPLMKDGIVTAGNACQQNDAAAACLIVAEDKLDALGLAPIGYLHSWAVAGCEPSHMGIGPVPAVKKLFGKNGLGFDDMGLVELNEAFACQALACAKGWGWNDPDRFNVNGSGISLGHPVGATGVRIMTSLMHELGRRGARYGLETMCIGGGQGIAAVFERA; encoded by the coding sequence ATGAAACGAGCCGCCATTGTCTCTCCGCTGCGCACGCCCATCGGCGCGTTCGGCGGCAGCCTGCGCAGCATCGCTGTCGAAGAACTCGGCGCCACCGTGGCGCGCGCCGTGGTCGAGCGCACCGGCCTGGATCCGGCCCGTATCGAGGACGTGGTGTTCGCGCATTCCTACGCCAACGGGGAGGTGCCTTGCACCGGCCGCTGGGTGGCGCTGCAGGCCGGCTTTCCCATCAGCGTTGCCGGCATGCAGCTGGACCGCCGCTGCGGCAGCGGCCTGCAGGCCATCGCCACGGCTGCGATGATGGTGCAGACCGGCGCCGCCGATGTCGTGCTGGCCGGCGGCGTCGAGAGCATGAGCAACGTGGAGTACTACACCACCGACATGCGCTGGGGCAAGCGCGCCGGCACCGTGAAGTTCCACGACCGCCTGGAGCGCGGGCGCGAGCGCTCGCAGCCCGAAGCCCGCTTCGGCCGCATCTCCGGCATGATCGAGACCGCCGAGAACCTGGCTCGCGACTACGGCATCTCGCGCGAGGAGGCTGATGCCTTTGCGCTACGCAGCCACCAGCGCGCCGCCGCCGCGTGGTCCAGCGGCAAGTTCGCGCAGGAAGTGGTGCCCGTCAGCGTGCCGCAGCGCAAGGGCGAAGCGCTGATCGTGAGCGAGGACGAGGGCATTCGTGCCGATCTCACCATCGAGCAGCTCGCGCGGCTCAAGCCCTTGATGAAGGACGGCATCGTCACTGCCGGCAATGCCTGCCAGCAGAACGACGCCGCCGCCGCCTGCCTGATCGTGGCCGAAGACAAGCTGGACGCGCTTGGCCTGGCGCCTATCGGCTACCTGCATAGCTGGGCCGTGGCCGGTTGCGAGCCGTCGCACATGGGCATTGGCCCCGTGCCAGCCGTCAAGAAGCTGTTCGGCAAGAACGGGCTGGGCTTTGACGACATGGGCCTGGTGGAGCTGAACGAAGCCTTTGCCTGCCAGGCGCTGGCCTGCGCCAAGGGCTGGGGCTGGAACGATCCGGATCGCTTCAATGTGAACGGGTCCGGCATCTCGCTGGGGCATCCGGTGGGCGCCACCGGCGTGCGCATCATGACCTCGCTGATGCACGAGCTGGGCCGGCGCGGTGCGCGCTACGGCCTGGAAACCATGTGCATCGGGGGCGGGCAGGGCATTGCCGCCGTGTTCGAACGCGCCTGA
- the phnN gene encoding phosphonate metabolism protein/1,5-bisphosphokinase (PRPP-forming) PhnN, which yields MRTAARADIAAAGAEAPDGSGLVYLMGPSGSGKDSLLRVMRDKLQDDAGVRVAQRYITRASSADEDSVAITPEAFEQRVAQGGFALHWRSHGLCYGIGTELDDWLAQGLCVVVNGSREHLAAAHARYPALHAVQVSVRLHVLGERLRLRGREDEQAIVRRLQRAGEPFAVPAGCRLTVIDNSGALEDAASALMRLTHERTRQHQHQNQHQP from the coding sequence ATGCGCACCGCGGCGCGCGCCGACATCGCCGCGGCCGGTGCCGAAGCCCCGGACGGCAGCGGCCTGGTTTACCTGATGGGTCCCTCCGGCAGCGGCAAGGACTCGCTGCTGCGCGTGATGCGCGACAAGTTGCAGGATGATGCCGGCGTACGCGTGGCGCAACGCTACATCACCCGCGCCAGCAGCGCCGATGAAGACAGCGTGGCGATTACCCCCGAGGCGTTCGAGCAACGCGTGGCGCAAGGCGGCTTTGCGCTGCACTGGCGCAGCCACGGCTTGTGCTACGGCATCGGGACCGAGCTTGACGACTGGCTGGCGCAAGGCTTGTGCGTGGTCGTGAACGGGTCACGCGAGCACCTGGCCGCCGCCCACGCGCGCTATCCGGCCCTGCACGCCGTACAGGTCAGCGTGCGCCTGCACGTGCTGGGAGAGCGCCTGCGGCTGCGCGGCCGCGAGGACGAGCAAGCCATCGTGCGGCGCCTGCAGCGCGCCGGCGAGCCGTTCGCCGTGCCGGCGGGGTGCCGGCTGACGGTGATCGACAACAGCGGCGCGCTGGAGGACGCGGCAAGCGCGTTGATGCGGCTTACGCACGAGCGCACGCGCCAGCATCAACACCAGAACCAGCACCAGCCGTAG
- a CDS encoding alpha-D-ribose 1-methylphosphonate 5-phosphate C-P-lyase PhnJ has translation MTDTNANTVVRDEHYNFGYLDESTKRMLRRALLKAVAIPGYQVPFGSREMPLPYGWGTGGIQVTASIIGADDVLKVIDQGSDDTTNAINIRRFFGRVTGVQTTERTAQATIVQTRHRIPETPLAKGQIMVFQVPIPEPLRWLEPSETETRTMHALAEYGAMHVKLYEDIARHGRIATTYDYPVMVNQRYMMRPSPIPKFDNPKLDYSPALMLFGAGREKRVYAVPPFTSVKSLDFDDHPFAVETWDGCCELCGSTDSYLDEIITDDAGGRMFVCSDTEYCATRQEQGETGPNGTAANASKEAA, from the coding sequence ATGACCGACACCAATGCCAACACCGTCGTGCGCGACGAACACTACAACTTCGGCTACCTGGACGAATCCACCAAGCGCATGCTGCGCCGCGCGCTGCTCAAGGCGGTGGCGATCCCCGGCTACCAGGTGCCCTTCGGCAGCCGCGAGATGCCGCTGCCCTACGGCTGGGGCACCGGCGGCATCCAGGTCACCGCCTCCATCATCGGCGCAGACGACGTGCTCAAGGTGATCGACCAGGGCTCGGACGACACCACCAACGCCATCAATATCCGCCGTTTCTTTGGCCGCGTGACAGGCGTGCAGACCACAGAGCGCACCGCACAGGCCACGATCGTGCAGACCCGCCACCGGATTCCGGAAACGCCGCTGGCCAAGGGCCAGATCATGGTGTTCCAGGTGCCGATCCCGGAGCCGCTGCGCTGGCTGGAACCGAGCGAGACCGAGACCCGCACCATGCACGCGCTGGCCGAGTACGGCGCGATGCATGTCAAGCTGTACGAGGACATTGCCCGCCATGGGCGCATTGCCACCACCTACGACTACCCGGTGATGGTCAACCAGCGCTATATGATGCGGCCGTCGCCCATCCCCAAATTCGACAACCCCAAGCTGGACTACAGCCCGGCGCTGATGCTGTTCGGCGCGGGGCGTGAGAAGCGGGTCTACGCGGTGCCGCCCTTTACCAGCGTGAAGAGCCTGGACTTTGACGACCATCCGTTCGCGGTGGAGACGTGGGATGGCTGCTGCGAGCTATGCGGCTCCACCGACAGCTATCTCGATGAAATCATCACCGACGACGCGGGCGGGCGCATGTTCGTCTGCTCCGATACCGAGTACTGCGCCACCCGCCAGGAGCAGGGTGAGACCGGGCCCAACGGCACGGCCGCCAACGCAAGCAAGGAGGCAGCATGA
- a CDS encoding enoyl-CoA hydratase/isomerase family protein, with the protein MAEFSAGPVRCAAKDGIATLTLDNPPLNVVFRGLTEALDRALDALERDPAVRAVVLTGAGTRAFCAGSDIAEFRPLMRPGQIVPGKLALQHAVFGRLDDFPKPTVAAVNGLAFGGGLEIAVCCDLIVADETARFALPEIKLGVFPGSGGPVRVTRRVGEGRAKELMFLGEPIDAATALAWGLVNRVAPPGQALQAALALATTLAQRPPLALALCKQAIDLSFDTTEDEAMRRALPLLDRVFSSKEAQEGVRAFFARETPRFGTDELHQEQRMPS; encoded by the coding sequence ATGGCTGAGTTCTCGGCAGGGCCGGTGCGTTGCGCCGCCAAAGACGGCATTGCCACGCTGACGCTGGACAACCCGCCACTGAATGTGGTTTTCCGCGGCCTGACCGAGGCGCTTGACCGTGCGCTGGACGCGCTGGAACGCGATCCCGCCGTGCGCGCCGTGGTGCTGACCGGCGCCGGCACCCGTGCCTTCTGCGCGGGGTCCGATATCGCCGAGTTCCGGCCGCTGATGCGGCCCGGGCAGATCGTGCCGGGCAAGCTTGCGTTGCAGCATGCGGTGTTTGGGCGGCTGGACGATTTCCCGAAGCCGACAGTGGCGGCGGTCAATGGCCTGGCGTTCGGCGGCGGCCTGGAGATCGCGGTCTGCTGCGACCTGATCGTGGCGGACGAGACGGCACGCTTCGCGCTGCCCGAGATCAAGCTGGGCGTGTTTCCCGGCAGCGGCGGCCCGGTGCGCGTCACGCGGCGCGTGGGCGAAGGGCGCGCCAAGGAGCTGATGTTCCTGGGCGAGCCCATTGATGCAGCCACCGCGCTGGCCTGGGGCCTGGTCAACCGCGTGGCGCCGCCAGGCCAGGCGCTGCAAGCGGCATTGGCGCTGGCTACAACACTGGCGCAGCGCCCGCCGCTGGCGCTGGCGCTGTGCAAGCAGGCCATCGACCTGAGCTTTGACACGACCGAAGACGAGGCCATGCGGCGGGCGCTGCCGCTATTGGACCGCGTTTTCAGTTCCAAGGAAGCGCAGGAGGGCGTGCGTGCCTTCTTCGCCAGGGAAACCCCGCGGTTCGGCACTGACGAACTGCATCAAGAACAAAGGATGCCATCATGA
- the phnG gene encoding phosphonate C-P lyase system protein PhnG, whose protein sequence is MDRTDTEAGAQPGAAAQQQAAQAARAAWLRVLALAAPDALAQAVGRLGALPAYRLLRKPESGMAMVRGRAGGTGAQFNLGEVSVTRCAVTLEPGVVGVGYVQGRIHAQAEQIAVLDALLQLPDWHARVQAEVVAPLDRARTAQGENKAAVAAQTKVEFFTMVRGED, encoded by the coding sequence ATGGATCGAACCGATACCGAAGCGGGCGCGCAGCCGGGGGCAGCGGCCCAGCAGCAAGCGGCTCAAGCGGCCCGCGCCGCCTGGCTGCGCGTGCTGGCACTGGCCGCTCCGGATGCCCTGGCGCAGGCCGTGGGCCGCCTCGGCGCGCTGCCGGCCTACCGCCTGCTGCGCAAGCCGGAGAGTGGCATGGCCATGGTGCGGGGGCGCGCCGGCGGCACGGGGGCGCAGTTCAACCTCGGCGAGGTCAGCGTGACGCGCTGCGCGGTCACGCTGGAGCCGGGCGTAGTCGGGGTGGGTTACGTGCAAGGCCGCATCCACGCCCAGGCGGAGCAGATCGCCGTGCTGGATGCGCTGCTGCAGTTGCCAGATTGGCATGCGCGCGTGCAGGCCGAAGTGGTCGCGCCGCTGGACCGGGCGCGCACGGCGCAAGGCGAAAACAAGGCCGCCGTGGCGGCGCAGACAAAGGTGGAGTTTTTTACCATGGTGCGTGGAGAGGACTGA
- a CDS encoding CoA transferase, which translates to MTYPFLNRLRVIESSAFIAAPLAGLTLAQFGADVIRVDMIGGGIDYMRMPRMPQAGGKGRSLYWTALNKGKRSIAVDLRKPEGRELVQALATAPGPDAGVLLTNIGTPWLAHEALAARRADMISCTIQGNGDGGTAVDYTVNCATGYPAVTGGGSRERPVNHVLPAWDIACAYQAAFAVVAAVAQRRRTGAGAQLKLALSDMAFTMLSHLGLLAEAELLQQERPSIGNHLYGAFGRDFGTLDGGRLMVAAISAGQWKALVEACGIAGQVTALEQRTGLNLGDEADRFACREAIAELVAPWFAARTQAEAERLLEARKVCWGRYSTVGELLAGDPRVSLANPVFERIATPGVGEHLAAGAAVRVASMERAATLPAALLGTHTDQVLHEVLGLDGAAVGRLHDAGVVAGPERDPTAGAGSGVDAGACARA; encoded by the coding sequence ATGACCTACCCATTCCTCAACCGGCTGCGCGTGATCGAAAGCTCGGCCTTTATCGCGGCGCCACTGGCCGGCCTCACGCTGGCTCAGTTCGGCGCTGACGTGATCCGCGTGGACATGATCGGCGGCGGCATCGACTACATGCGCATGCCGCGCATGCCGCAGGCCGGCGGCAAGGGGCGCAGCCTGTACTGGACCGCGCTGAACAAAGGCAAGCGGAGCATCGCGGTCGACCTGCGCAAGCCTGAAGGGCGTGAACTGGTGCAGGCGCTGGCGACGGCGCCCGGGCCGGATGCGGGCGTGCTGCTGACCAATATCGGCACGCCGTGGCTCGCGCACGAGGCGCTGGCCGCGCGGCGCGCGGACATGATCAGCTGCACCATCCAGGGCAACGGCGACGGCGGCACGGCGGTGGACTACACCGTCAATTGCGCCACCGGTTATCCGGCTGTCACCGGCGGCGGGTCGCGCGAGCGGCCGGTCAACCATGTGCTGCCGGCGTGGGACATTGCCTGCGCCTACCAGGCCGCCTTTGCCGTGGTCGCCGCGGTGGCGCAGCGCCGGCGCACGGGCGCAGGCGCGCAGCTAAAGCTGGCGTTGTCCGACATGGCCTTCACCATGCTGTCGCATCTCGGCTTGCTGGCCGAAGCCGAATTGCTGCAGCAGGAGCGGCCGTCGATCGGCAACCACCTGTATGGCGCCTTCGGCCGCGACTTTGGCACGCTGGACGGCGGCCGCCTGATGGTGGCGGCGATCTCGGCGGGGCAATGGAAGGCGCTGGTGGAGGCATGCGGTATCGCCGGGCAGGTGACTGCGCTGGAGCAGCGCACCGGCCTGAACCTGGGCGACGAGGCCGATCGCTTTGCCTGCCGCGAGGCCATTGCCGAGCTGGTCGCCCCCTGGTTTGCCGCCCGCACGCAGGCCGAGGCGGAGCGCCTGCTGGAAGCGCGCAAGGTCTGCTGGGGCCGCTACAGCACGGTCGGCGAATTGCTGGCCGGCGATCCGCGTGTCAGCCTTGCCAATCCGGTGTTCGAGCGCATTGCGACCCCAGGGGTCGGTGAACATCTTGCGGCAGGCGCGGCAGTACGGGTTGCGTCGATGGAGCGCGCGGCAACGTTGCCTGCCGCGTTGCTGGGCACGCATACCGATCAGGTGCTGCATGAAGTCCTGGGGCTGGATGGCGCCGCCGTCGGCCGGCTGCATGATGCCGGCGTGGTGGCGGGTCCGGAGCGGGACCCTACGGCTGGTGCTGGTTCTGGTGTTGATGCTGGCGCGTGCGCTCGTGCGTAA
- the phnH gene encoding phosphonate C-P lyase system protein PhnH: protein MLLPGFDDAVQSAQRTFRAALHAMSHPGSIGELAEPCGVPQGLSPALSALLLTLVDSDTPLWLPPQTPEGVRAFLRFHCGCPLVTQVAQAAIVAVPAGHAMPDLMACAQGDPAYPDRSATLLIEVASLSGGPEVTLRGPGIETHATLAVQGLPADFWTQWQANHARFPLGVDVLLTSGGALCALPRTTQAEA from the coding sequence ATGCTGCTGCCCGGCTTTGACGATGCGGTGCAATCGGCGCAGCGGACCTTCCGCGCCGCGCTGCATGCCATGTCCCACCCGGGCAGCATCGGCGAGCTGGCCGAGCCGTGCGGCGTGCCGCAGGGCTTGTCCCCGGCCTTGAGCGCGCTGCTGCTCACGCTGGTCGATAGCGATACGCCGCTGTGGTTGCCACCGCAGACGCCCGAAGGCGTGCGCGCCTTCCTGCGCTTTCACTGCGGCTGCCCGCTGGTGACGCAAGTGGCGCAGGCGGCCATCGTGGCGGTGCCGGCCGGCCATGCCATGCCCGATCTGATGGCTTGCGCCCAGGGCGATCCGGCGTACCCGGACCGCTCGGCCACGTTGCTGATCGAGGTCGCGTCGCTGAGCGGCGGCCCCGAGGTCACGCTGCGCGGCCCGGGCATCGAGACCCACGCCACGCTGGCCGTGCAAGGCTTGCCTGCCGATTTCTGGACCCAGTGGCAGGCTAACCATGCGCGTTTCCCGCTTGGCGTGGACGTGCTGCTGACCAGTGGCGGCGCCCTGTGCGCGCTGCCGCGCACCACCCAAGCGGAGGCTTGA